In a genomic window of Chryseobacterium sp. G0162:
- the cmk gene encoding (d)CMP kinase translates to MKKPVIAIDGYSSTGKSSISKIIADKLGLIHMDTGALYRGVTWFALQHCLNEEGGIDLKTLFSSLDQIHLEFKNNDGTLVIYLNNVDISKEIRTNEVSDNVSLVAKQKEVRDYLLQSQRSIAEKGGVIMDGRDIGTVVLPNADYKFFLTASIDERTNRRFLELKGLGIQADKEQVKQNLIERDKIDSEREIAPLKQADDATVIDNSELTKEETIELILSYIEKI, encoded by the coding sequence ATGAAAAAACCTGTAATAGCTATCGATGGGTACTCGTCTACCGGAAAAAGTTCTATCTCCAAAATCATTGCTGATAAGCTAGGACTTATTCATATGGATACAGGAGCGCTTTACAGAGGAGTTACCTGGTTTGCTCTGCAACATTGTCTGAATGAAGAAGGTGGCATTGATCTGAAAACTTTATTTTCATCCTTAGATCAGATTCACCTTGAATTTAAAAACAATGACGGAACACTTGTTATTTATCTTAATAATGTAGATATTTCTAAGGAAATCCGTACCAATGAAGTTTCTGATAATGTAAGTCTTGTAGCCAAACAAAAAGAAGTAAGAGATTATTTATTACAGTCTCAGCGTTCTATAGCAGAAAAAGGAGGAGTCATCATGGACGGACGTGACATTGGGACAGTAGTTCTGCCAAATGCGGACTATAAATTCTTTCTTACTGCCAGTATAGATGAAAGAACCAACAGAAGATTTCTCGAATTAAAAGGACTGGGAATTCAAGCTGATAAAGAGCAGGTAAAGCAAAACCTGATTGAAAGAGACAAAATCGATAGCGAGCGTGAAATTGCCCCATTGAAGCAGGCTGACGACGCTACGGTAATTGATAATTCTGAGCTTACTAAAGAAGAAACCATAGAACTGATTCTTTCTTACATCGAAAAGATTTAA
- a CDS encoding phosphoribosyl-ATP pyrophosphatase yields MGRKYESIEELRRKKKLLQGEINDLENLLTFKNTKESLSAFTNGLSDQYLQEKVDEDGDEKVVLRKDVIAKQLTSEVKDLLISKNTAVGLASSAFKGNIADSIVKLGVTAIVGNYAKKNMKSSNWKNKLVGAALIYLAPIALKFVRKKLEEYQKNKSVSSMEQLI; encoded by the coding sequence ATGGGCAGAAAATACGAAAGCATAGAAGAACTAAGAAGAAAGAAAAAACTGCTCCAAGGTGAAATTAATGATCTTGAAAATCTTCTTACTTTTAAAAATACAAAAGAAAGTCTTAGTGCATTCACCAACGGTCTCAGCGATCAGTATCTCCAGGAAAAAGTAGACGAAGACGGTGATGAAAAAGTTGTTTTGAGAAAGGATGTCATTGCCAAGCAGCTTACTTCTGAAGTAAAAGATCTTCTGATCAGTAAGAATACCGCTGTAGGACTTGCAAGTTCTGCTTTCAAAGGAAACATTGCAGACAGCATTGTTAAACTGGGGGTTACAGCCATTGTAGGGAATTACGCCAAGAAGAACATGAAAAGTTCTAACTGGAAGAATAAGTTGGTAGGAGCTGCTTTAATTTACCTTGCTCCTATTGCTTTGAAGTTTGTCAGAAAAAAACTGGAAGAATACCAGAAAAATAAAAGTGTTTCCAGCATGGAACAATTGATATAG
- a CDS encoding 3-oxoacyl-ACP synthase III family protein, whose product MMTRIIGVGNYIPSETITNLFFDKHIFLNEDGALLKDNNASITEKLKKITGIEERRYAKSTQVTSDLGLKAAQAAIENAGIDPETLDYIIFAHNFGDVRFGTVQSDTVPSLAARVKHLLGIRNNFCVAYDVLFGCPGWIEGVIQANAFIKAGIAKRCLVIGAETLSRVADIHDRDSMIYADGAGAAVLEANMDDESGIKSHLSASFTFTEKDYLYFGKSYNNEKCPDTKYIKMDGRKIYEFALLHVPEAMKKCLDNSGYSIHELNKIIIHQANEKMDEAIVNRFYQLYNTPTPKHIMPMVIHKLGNSSVATIPSLLAMILKGELEDHEIKKNDVVLFASVGAGMNINAFVYQF is encoded by the coding sequence ATGATGACCAGAATTATTGGAGTGGGGAATTATATCCCGTCAGAAACAATTACCAATTTATTTTTTGACAAGCATATTTTCCTCAATGAGGATGGAGCTTTATTAAAAGACAATAATGCCTCAATAACAGAGAAATTAAAAAAAATTACAGGCATTGAAGAAAGAAGATATGCCAAAAGTACACAAGTCACTTCAGATTTAGGACTTAAAGCAGCTCAGGCGGCTATAGAAAATGCAGGAATAGATCCTGAAACACTGGATTATATTATATTCGCTCACAATTTTGGAGATGTGCGTTTTGGTACTGTGCAGTCTGATACAGTTCCGAGTCTTGCTGCCCGGGTGAAGCATTTATTGGGGATACGGAACAACTTCTGTGTTGCATATGATGTTTTGTTTGGGTGTCCGGGTTGGATTGAAGGAGTAATACAAGCCAATGCCTTTATCAAAGCAGGTATTGCCAAGCGTTGTTTGGTGATTGGAGCTGAGACGCTCTCCCGTGTGGCGGATATTCACGACAGAGACAGTATGATCTATGCTGACGGTGCAGGAGCAGCTGTTTTGGAAGCTAATATGGATGATGAGTCTGGAATAAAATCTCATTTGTCTGCATCTTTTACCTTCACAGAAAAGGACTATTTATATTTTGGTAAATCTTATAACAATGAGAAATGTCCGGATACCAAATATATTAAAATGGATGGAAGAAAAATTTACGAATTTGCCCTTCTGCATGTTCCTGAAGCTATGAAAAAATGCCTGGATAATAGTGGATATTCAATTCATGAATTAAATAAAATTATTATTCATCAGGCTAATGAAAAAATGGATGAAGCCATTGTTAACAGGTTTTATCAATTGTATAATACTCCAACCCCGAAACACATCATGCCAATGGTAATTCATAAACTTGGCAATAGCAGTGTTGCAACTATTCCATCCTTACTTGCCATGATTTTAAAAGGTGAATTAGAAGATCATGAGATTAAAAAGAATGATGTTGTTTTGTTTGCTTCAGTAGGAGCGGGGATGAATATTAATGCTTTTGTCTATCAATTTTAA
- a CDS encoding LptF/LptG family permease, with protein sequence MLKILDRYIIKTFFGPFFFIFSVLFFIFIVNIIWVQLGQFMGKGLSYWQILKLLFYLGVNVISMVLPLTILLASIMSFGEFGERYELAAMKAAGIPLTRVMAPLLGITTVLAIMLFFFSNNIIPDFQRKAKNMLFNIAQTKPAINFTPGQFIDQIPGYMVKFDKIYGENGENIEGVFVHKKANTYENQQSVVAEKGKFVPATNKNFLKLILYNGYVFEDNFAGKGEDVRKKQPDQAIKFDTLVNHFDISELINKAIEKEQITDDYRFQTYSELNKTVAISKKENAVFFKNIGTDVLNQTNNVIAYMDQANKPKVAPKAQIKLDTVKSDKKLEMIYSSYNRLDNLKSTLEAKKNEFSTNVKYFSKVVIYQQRYISYSVTCLIFFLIGASLGSIIRKGGMGLPVIIAIVIFIIFYVINVGVENMSWSGKMNPYLAAWLPNFILLPFGVWMTFKALTDSQLFDAEKYKALFKPITKRFSKSKEHKRYQ encoded by the coding sequence ATGTTAAAAATACTAGACAGATATATCATAAAAACCTTCTTTGGACCGTTTTTCTTTATATTCAGCGTATTGTTTTTCATTTTCATTGTAAACATTATCTGGGTTCAATTAGGGCAGTTTATGGGAAAAGGATTAAGCTACTGGCAGATCCTTAAACTTCTTTTTTACCTTGGGGTGAACGTTATCAGTATGGTTCTCCCCCTCACTATTCTTCTGGCGAGTATCATGTCATTCGGAGAATTTGGAGAACGCTATGAACTTGCAGCTATGAAAGCAGCAGGAATACCTCTTACCCGAGTAATGGCTCCTCTATTAGGAATTACCACGGTTCTTGCCATCATGTTGTTTTTCTTTTCCAACAATATCATTCCGGATTTCCAGAGGAAGGCAAAGAATATGCTTTTTAACATTGCTCAAACAAAACCGGCCATCAACTTTACTCCCGGACAGTTTATTGACCAGATCCCGGGATACATGGTGAAGTTTGATAAGATCTATGGTGAAAACGGAGAAAATATTGAAGGCGTTTTTGTTCATAAAAAAGCCAATACTTACGAAAACCAACAGTCTGTTGTGGCTGAAAAAGGAAAATTTGTTCCGGCAACCAACAAAAACTTTCTAAAGCTGATCCTTTATAACGGATACGTATTTGAAGATAACTTTGCAGGAAAGGGAGAAGATGTAAGAAAAAAACAACCTGACCAGGCAATTAAATTCGACACACTCGTGAATCATTTCGACATTAGTGAGCTTATCAACAAAGCTATCGAAAAAGAGCAAATTACAGATGACTACCGTTTTCAAACTTATAGCGAGCTTAATAAAACCGTTGCCATTAGTAAAAAGGAAAATGCAGTGTTCTTTAAAAACATTGGAACGGATGTTTTAAACCAAACCAATAACGTAATTGCTTATATGGATCAGGCCAATAAACCTAAGGTAGCTCCAAAAGCACAAATAAAACTGGATACCGTAAAGAGTGATAAAAAGCTTGAGATGATCTATAGTTCCTACAATAGACTTGACAATCTGAAATCAACACTGGAAGCTAAAAAGAATGAATTTAGTACGAATGTAAAATATTTCAGTAAGGTTGTTATTTACCAGCAGAGATACATCTCTTACTCGGTAACCTGTCTTATTTTCTTCCTGATTGGAGCAAGTTTAGGTTCTATCATCAGAAAAGGGGGAATGGGACTTCCGGTAATTATAGCGATTGTTATCTTCATCATTTTCTATGTGATCAATGTTGGGGTGGAAAATATGTCCTGGAGTGGTAAAATGAACCCTTATTTAGCGGCGTGGCTTCCCAATTTCATTCTTCTTCCGTTTGGAGTGTGGATGACTTTCAAAGCACTTACAGATTCACAATTGTTTGATGCAGAAAAATACAAAGCATTATTCAAACCGATTACGAAAAGATTCTCAAAAAGTAAAGAACATAAGAGATATCAATAA
- the porQ gene encoding type IX secretion system protein PorQ has protein sequence MKKIIIFSLFLSGIVSYAQTGTNVYPFLNVPVSARQAALGGDAISIRDYDVSFAIANPALLNKDSDKQLSVNATAYLADSKYGTIAYAKDFENGHMATINARYMSYGSIPRTDESGFQDGEYKASDVAIGAGYAYQFEEDWTIGGGLNFVTSKIDNYTSSAISGTAGITYHNKKNKEVLSLVLRNFGFQLKSFNGTRENLPFRVDIGYTRILKNFPLAITITAHDLQEFNISSEYNKDGQKVNAGRKIADHFSLGAELFPEKNFNIRLGYNVKRGNELAVADQRNFSGLSGGFGIKVSKFRIDYAHIRYHNSSNVNQIGISMDLSSHRGE, from the coding sequence TTGAAGAAAATTATCATTTTTTCATTATTTCTATCAGGAATTGTTTCTTATGCGCAAACAGGAACAAATGTGTATCCGTTCTTAAATGTACCTGTATCTGCAAGACAGGCAGCCTTGGGTGGAGATGCAATTTCGATAAGAGATTATGATGTTTCCTTTGCTATTGCAAACCCGGCCCTGTTAAATAAAGATTCAGACAAGCAGCTTTCTGTAAACGCTACCGCTTATCTTGCCGACTCCAAATACGGAACCATTGCGTATGCCAAAGACTTTGAAAATGGCCACATGGCCACTATCAATGCAAGGTATATGAGCTACGGAAGTATCCCGAGAACTGATGAAAGTGGTTTTCAGGACGGAGAATATAAGGCTTCTGATGTAGCTATTGGTGCCGGATATGCTTACCAGTTTGAAGAAGACTGGACCATTGGTGGAGGATTAAATTTCGTTACCTCAAAAATAGACAACTATACCTCTTCCGCAATCTCAGGAACTGCCGGAATTACATATCATAATAAAAAGAACAAAGAAGTTCTGTCTCTTGTATTAAGAAACTTCGGTTTCCAACTGAAATCATTCAATGGAACCCGTGAAAATCTTCCGTTCCGAGTGGATATAGGATATACAAGAATATTGAAAAACTTTCCTCTTGCCATTACCATTACTGCACACGACCTTCAAGAGTTTAATATTTCATCAGAATATAATAAGGATGGGCAGAAAGTGAATGCAGGCAGAAAAATTGCCGATCACTTCTCTTTAGGAGCAGAATTATTTCCCGAAAAAAACTTTAATATCAGATTGGGATATAATGTAAAAAGAGGAAATGAACTTGCTGTGGCAGATCAGAGAAACTTTTCAGGACTTTCTGGCGGATTTGGAATTAAAGTTTCAAAATTCCGTATAGATTATGCCCACATAAGATACCATAACTCATCTAACGTCAATCAGATAGGTATTTCCATGGATCTTTCCAGCCATAGAGGAGAATAG
- a CDS encoding YtxH domain-containing protein, which translates to MSKNGKNTAGILAGLLAGAAAGVILGMLYAPEEGKETRKKIKTKANDLKDQAKNKYGEVSEKVKDQYGNISSTFKETASNVAHTMKDGYDKYKDQIVSKTADVVKDVEAELNDLKS; encoded by the coding sequence ATGTCTAAAAACGGAAAAAATACAGCAGGTATATTGGCGGGACTTCTTGCAGGTGCTGCAGCAGGTGTAATCTTAGGGATGTTATATGCACCAGAAGAAGGAAAAGAAACCAGAAAAAAAATCAAGACTAAAGCGAATGATTTAAAAGATCAGGCTAAAAACAAGTACGGAGAGGTTTCTGAAAAAGTGAAAGACCAGTATGGCAATATTTCTTCTACTTTTAAAGAAACAGCTAGCAACGTAGCACATACTATGAAAGACGGGTATGACAAATACAAAGATCAGATTGTTTCTAAAACTGCAGACGTAGTAAAGGATGTAGAAGCGGAACTGAATGATCTTAAATCATAA
- the pyrH gene encoding UMP kinase, giving the protein MKYKRILLKLSGEALMGNRQYGIDNERLQEYAAEIKKVVEKGCEVAIVIGGGNIFRGVAGAAKGMDRVQGDYMGMLATVINGMALQGALEDAGIKTRLQSAIEMDKVAEPFIKRRAVRHLEKGRVVIFGAGTGNPYFTTDTAATLRAIEIGADVILKGTRVDGIYDSDPEKNADAVKYNSLSFDEVFEKNLKVMDMTAFTLSHENKLPIIVFDMNKDGNLVRIVDGENVGTLVDL; this is encoded by the coding sequence ATGAAATATAAAAGAATCCTTCTAAAACTTAGCGGTGAGGCCTTAATGGGGAACAGACAATACGGTATTGACAACGAAAGACTGCAGGAATATGCTGCCGAGATTAAAAAAGTAGTTGAAAAAGGCTGTGAAGTAGCGATCGTCATTGGAGGAGGAAATATTTTCCGTGGTGTAGCTGGAGCTGCAAAAGGAATGGACAGAGTACAGGGAGACTACATGGGAATGTTAGCTACTGTAATCAATGGTATGGCATTACAAGGGGCATTGGAGGATGCTGGAATCAAGACAAGACTTCAGTCTGCGATCGAAATGGATAAAGTTGCCGAGCCTTTCATCAAAAGAAGAGCCGTAAGACACCTTGAAAAAGGGAGAGTAGTGATCTTCGGTGCAGGTACAGGAAATCCTTACTTTACAACAGATACAGCGGCAACATTGAGAGCAATTGAAATTGGCGCAGATGTAATTCTTAAAGGAACAAGAGTAGACGGGATTTATGACAGTGATCCTGAAAAGAATGCTGATGCTGTAAAATATAATTCCTTATCTTTCGATGAAGTATTTGAGAAAAACCTTAAGGTAATGGATATGACTGCCTTTACTTTGAGTCACGAAAATAAATTGCCTATTATTGTATTCGATATGAATAAAGATGGGAATTTAGTAAGAATCGTGGATGGAGAAAATGTAGGTACCCTGGTTGATTTGTAA
- a CDS encoding phage holin family protein, producing MIETIKEYASKRIDLLKIEATEKSSLSAGLITYFVVLLVAFAFFIILFNFGIAFLIGKALDNYSYGFLIVAAFYALVMAFVIAFKNKIVNTVADQVIKFLNH from the coding sequence ATGATAGAAACTATTAAAGAATATGCCTCGAAGAGAATAGACCTTCTGAAAATTGAAGCTACTGAAAAGTCTTCTCTTTCTGCCGGGCTCATTACCTACTTTGTAGTACTGCTTGTTGCTTTTGCTTTTTTTATTATCCTTTTCAACTTCGGAATTGCTTTTCTTATTGGGAAAGCATTGGATAATTATTCATACGGATTCTTAATCGTTGCAGCATTTTATGCTTTGGTAATGGCTTTTGTCATTGCATTTAAAAACAAAATTGTGAATACCGTTGCAGATCAGGTTATTAAATTTTTAAATCATTAA
- a CDS encoding LolA family protein: MKNIISKVILGSFVVGAVGMANAQKIDAKAKKILDDITANYNSKKNSYFKFSFGSGLNGQVNKTEPGIYYTAGDKYKLKIMDTEQIFDGNKIYNINADDMEVTIAKPNGSSAMFSPINYLTNYRNEYNVTYNGKKTVNGVNTDFIKLTPVKANGIQFVYLFVDSAKKQMVKLEQHGNNKDVAVIAIKEYKENQDLDPNMFVFDKNKFKNYVITEL, from the coding sequence ATGAAGAATATTATTTCAAAAGTTATATTGGGAAGTTTTGTGGTAGGTGCAGTAGGTATGGCGAATGCTCAGAAAATAGATGCAAAAGCTAAAAAGATATTGGATGACATTACAGCCAATTACAATTCTAAAAAGAATTCTTACTTCAAATTTTCTTTTGGAAGCGGATTGAACGGGCAGGTTAATAAAACAGAGCCCGGTATTTACTATACTGCGGGAGATAAATACAAGTTGAAGATCATGGATACAGAACAGATCTTCGATGGAAATAAAATCTACAATATCAACGCTGATGATATGGAAGTCACTATTGCAAAACCTAACGGAAGCAGTGCTATGTTCTCCCCTATCAACTATCTTACGAACTACAGAAACGAATACAACGTAACTTATAACGGTAAGAAAACAGTAAATGGAGTAAACACAGATTTCATTAAGCTTACTCCGGTAAAAGCCAACGGAATTCAATTTGTATATCTTTTTGTAGACTCTGCAAAAAAACAAATGGTAAAACTTGAGCAACACGGAAACAACAAAGATGTTGCAGTGATTGCGATCAAAGAATACAAAGAGAATCAGGATCTGGATCCTAATATGTTCGTTTTTGACAAAAATAAGTTCAAAAACTATGTCATTACAGAACTTTAA
- a CDS encoding BamA/TamA family outer membrane protein has protein sequence MSCKHYKNSPQKYYKIISFATFVGLLYACSTTKKVPDGDYLLTKNNFEFEDKKEFFDEELKDYVQQKPNKKQILFMPLGLMFYNMANPKYDTILNEYMTYPREMRDQKLRDSLFIKYNMKNSVGKNLFFDRLLHTWGSPPVILDQTRSEKGAESIKKRLTYRGYWDAEVKYKHSLDSASKKATVNYFIKHNDPTYIKDYFFNIPDQGIKQIYNTHLNKTLVRSGKILDQTVLEKEVTRITDLMREYGYYKFNSTNDEVYFVADSLKSKKQVPLTLEIHKDSLDRPYKKATFGNIDVAIVDEASDYPKNTVKDSLRRIRFHKMNDKYKTSSLWRTIIVDSKQTYDQQKLDVTKRNLLTMNNFSIVKARDSLRRGGVTSPNDSIVDVLYILKPLPKYELKVGTDLNYSQILNLGISPSVDLTTRNLFKGAENLSTSLSGTFGSIASTENTDKRVLAYEISAQASLNFPRLLLPFNYYKFIPKRYTPTSSILLGASIQNNIGLGRVNFNTGLNYQATVNEQVYHKLTLFNTQISLTKNKNAYYDYFVNDEVVRKEIVANYSAHYGIDLEADIQSGKTTKDDVSQKIINDDSYRATLNPQGLDLLTTFRGSLINKERQTQDVFISSMIYNFVYNEIGKKDYPNAFYFNGKVELAGNILSLFNKKSNDGGVVSAPQKTIFGIPYAQFVKFDIDTRKYFKFNGNQTLVLRQFIGVGIPYGNSDDMPIIKSYFNGGSNDIRAWVAFGGLGPADSQVDERVRAYMTNDVKLTTNIEYRIPFNNMYEGALFTDIGNTWSLRNHNDAHQDQFRFNKFLSQMGVGSGFGLRINVAYITLRLDFAYKIFDPNKPEGDRWRFKTLQPFKPTINFAFGYPF, from the coding sequence ATGAGCTGTAAGCATTATAAGAATTCTCCTCAAAAATATTATAAAATTATCTCATTTGCAACATTTGTTGGTCTCCTTTATGCTTGTAGTACCACAAAAAAGGTTCCAGATGGTGATTATCTGCTTACTAAGAACAATTTTGAATTCGAGGATAAGAAAGAATTTTTTGATGAGGAGCTGAAAGATTATGTTCAGCAGAAGCCTAATAAGAAGCAAATTCTTTTTATGCCTTTAGGCCTTATGTTTTACAATATGGCCAATCCAAAATACGATACTATCCTTAATGAGTACATGACGTATCCCCGTGAAATGAGAGATCAGAAACTGAGAGACTCATTATTTATTAAGTATAATATGAAAAATAGTGTCGGGAAAAATCTTTTCTTTGACCGTTTATTGCATACGTGGGGATCTCCACCTGTTATTCTGGATCAGACCAGAAGTGAAAAAGGGGCAGAATCCATCAAAAAAAGGCTGACCTACAGAGGGTACTGGGATGCAGAAGTGAAATACAAGCATAGTTTAGACTCTGCATCTAAAAAAGCAACAGTCAATTATTTCATCAAACACAATGACCCTACCTATATTAAAGATTACTTTTTTAATATTCCGGACCAGGGTATCAAACAGATTTACAATACGCATCTGAATAAAACGCTTGTAAGATCAGGTAAGATTCTTGACCAAACTGTTCTTGAAAAAGAAGTAACAAGGATTACTGACTTAATGAGAGAATATGGATATTATAAGTTCAACAGTACCAATGACGAGGTCTATTTCGTTGCTGACTCTTTAAAAAGCAAAAAGCAGGTTCCTCTTACTTTGGAAATTCATAAAGATTCTTTAGACCGTCCTTATAAGAAAGCTACTTTTGGAAATATTGATGTTGCCATCGTAGATGAAGCTAGTGATTATCCTAAAAATACAGTAAAAGACAGTTTAAGAAGGATAAGATTCCATAAAATGAATGATAAATATAAGACATCTTCATTATGGAGAACCATCATTGTAGACAGCAAGCAGACATACGATCAACAAAAACTGGACGTAACCAAGAGAAACCTTTTAACGATGAACAATTTTAGCATCGTAAAAGCAAGAGACTCTCTAAGACGCGGGGGCGTTACTTCCCCTAATGACAGTATTGTAGATGTCTTATATATATTGAAGCCGCTTCCTAAGTATGAACTGAAAGTAGGAACGGATCTTAATTATTCCCAGATCCTGAATCTTGGAATCTCTCCTTCTGTAGACCTTACTACCCGAAATCTTTTTAAAGGAGCAGAAAACCTTTCTACAAGTCTTTCAGGCACATTTGGGTCTATTGCAAGTACGGAGAATACTGATAAAAGAGTATTAGCCTATGAAATATCAGCTCAGGCATCTCTAAACTTCCCAAGATTGTTACTGCCTTTTAATTATTATAAATTTATCCCTAAAAGATATACTCCTACTTCATCTATTCTATTGGGAGCATCCATACAGAATAATATTGGATTGGGAAGAGTTAACTTTAATACCGGATTAAACTATCAGGCAACCGTCAATGAACAAGTATACCATAAACTGACGTTATTTAATACTCAGATCAGTTTAACGAAAAATAAAAATGCTTATTATGATTACTTCGTTAACGATGAAGTGGTCAGAAAAGAAATAGTTGCTAACTATTCTGCTCATTACGGGATTGATCTTGAAGCAGATATACAATCCGGAAAAACTACAAAAGATGACGTATCTCAGAAAATCATTAATGATGATAGCTACCGAGCTACTCTTAATCCACAAGGCTTAGATTTACTGACAACATTCAGAGGAAGTCTTATCAATAAAGAAAGACAAACCCAGGATGTCTTTATTTCTTCTATGATCTATAATTTTGTTTATAATGAAATTGGAAAGAAGGATTATCCAAATGCATTTTACTTTAATGGAAAAGTTGAACTTGCTGGTAATATTTTAAGTCTGTTCAATAAGAAAAGTAATGATGGAGGTGTTGTTTCAGCACCGCAAAAAACAATCTTTGGAATCCCTTATGCTCAATTTGTAAAATTTGATATTGATACAAGGAAATATTTTAAATTCAACGGCAATCAAACCTTAGTTCTCCGTCAGTTTATCGGAGTGGGTATTCCTTATGGAAACTCAGATGACATGCCTATTATTAAGTCTTATTTTAACGGTGGTTCCAATGATATCAGAGCCTGGGTGGCCTTTGGAGGACTAGGTCCTGCTGATTCTCAGGTAGATGAGAGGGTACGTGCTTACATGACCAATGATGTAAAACTGACGACCAATATTGAGTACAGAATTCCATTTAATAATATGTATGAGGGAGCCCTGTTTACAGATATAGGAAATACATGGAGTCTTCGTAATCATAATGATGCCCATCAGGATCAGTTCAGATTTAATAAATTCTTAAGTCAAATGGGTGTTGGTAGTGGATTTGGGCTAAGAATAAATGTGGCATATATTACCCTGAGATTAGATTTTGCTTATAAAATCTTTGATCCGAATAAACCTGAAGGAGACCGATGGAGATTCAAAACACTACAGCCTTTCAAGCCAACAATTAACTTTGCTTTCGGATATCCTTTCTAA
- a CDS encoding TrmH family RNA methyltransferase, with the protein MLTAHTIKVLQSLDKKKFRQKYNLFLVEGNKIICELFNSNFKVKEIFSTDPQKLDRTDSPITHISENELKKISFLKTPKDSVAVCYLPEEESWADKNIQLVLDGIQDPGNLGTIIRLADWFGIEQIICSEDTVDFYNPKVIQATMGSFTRVNIVYTNLVEYLSKTENVNIGTDMDGENIYTFEKPEKINLILGNEGNGMRPETEKLLQKCISIPRFGKSQSTESLNVSMAAGIILGQLFSK; encoded by the coding sequence ATGCTTACAGCTCATACAATAAAAGTTTTACAATCTTTAGATAAAAAGAAGTTCAGACAAAAATACAATTTGTTTTTGGTTGAAGGTAATAAAATCATTTGTGAACTTTTCAATTCTAACTTTAAAGTTAAAGAAATATTCTCAACCGATCCACAAAAATTGGACCGTACTGATAGCCCTATTACTCATATCTCTGAAAATGAGTTAAAAAAAATCAGTTTTCTTAAAACCCCAAAAGATTCCGTTGCGGTATGTTATCTGCCAGAGGAAGAATCATGGGCAGATAAGAATATACAACTTGTTTTGGATGGTATTCAGGATCCGGGAAATTTGGGTACCATTATCCGATTGGCAGACTGGTTCGGAATAGAACAGATCATTTGTAGTGAAGATACCGTAGATTTTTACAATCCAAAGGTGATCCAGGCAACAATGGGATCTTTTACAAGAGTAAATATCGTTTATACAAACCTTGTTGAATATCTTTCTAAAACCGAAAATGTAAATATCGGAACGGATATGGATGGAGAAAACATCTATACCTTCGAGAAGCCTGAAAAAATAAATCTGATTCTTGGAAATGAAGGAAATGGTATGAGACCGGAAACAGAAAAATTACTGCAAAAATGCATCAGCATTCCAAGGTTTGGAAAATCCCAGTCTACAGAAAGCCTGAATGTATCAATGGCAGCCGGGATTATTTTAGGACAGCTATTTTCTAAATAG
- the frr gene encoding ribosome recycling factor: MEELDLILESVKQDMDAAVKHLDHAFQRIRAGRASTAMVQDVMVEYYGAPTPINQVANVSVPDAMTISIQPWDRTAINAIEKAIINSNLGFAPSNNGENIILNVPPLTEERRRELAKQAKSETEQTKIVVRNARQEGLKELKKLDGVSEDVVKGVEEEIQTYTDKYTKLCDEHLKTKEAEIMKV; this comes from the coding sequence ATGGAAGAATTAGATTTAATATTAGAATCTGTAAAACAGGACATGGACGCAGCGGTAAAACACCTTGACCACGCATTTCAAAGAATCAGAGCAGGACGTGCTTCTACAGCAATGGTTCAGGATGTAATGGTTGAATACTATGGAGCACCTACTCCTATTAACCAGGTTGCCAATGTTTCCGTTCCAGATGCAATGACCATTTCTATTCAACCTTGGGACAGAACAGCGATCAACGCTATTGAAAAAGCTATTATCAATTCAAACTTAGGTTTTGCACCTTCTAACAATGGAGAAAACATTATTCTTAATGTACCGCCTCTAACAGAGGAAAGAAGAAGAGAATTGGCAAAACAGGCTAAAAGCGAAACTGAGCAGACAAAAATCGTTGTAAGAAATGCAAGACAGGAAGGTTTGAAAGAACTTAAAAAGCTAGATGGTGTTTCTGAAGATGTTGTGAAAGGGGTGGAAGAAGAAATCCAGACTTACACAGATAAGTACACAAAGCTTTGCGATGAGCATCTTAAGACAAAAGAAGCTGAAATTATGAAAGTATAA